One window of Burkholderia cepacia GG4 genomic DNA carries:
- the prpF gene encoding 2-methylaconitate cis-trans isomerase PrpF, whose translation MAHIPQIRIPATYIRGGTSKGVFFRLQDLPDAAQAPGAARDALLLRVIGSPDPYGKQIDGMGGATSSTSKTVIVSKSTRPGHDVDYLFGQVAIDKAFVDWTGNCGNLSAAVGPFAISGGLVEASRVPRDGVATVRIWQANIGKTIVAHVPITNGAVQETGDFELDGVTFPAAEVQLEFMDPAADEEGSGGSMFPTGNLVDDLVVPGIGTLKATMINAGIPTIFVEAEAIGYTGTELQDAINGDAKALEKFETIRAHGALRMGLIDTLDEIATRQHTPKVAFVAKPADYVASSGKRVNAGDVDLLVRAMSMGKLHHAMMGTAAVAIGTAAAIPGTLVNLAAGGGERNAVRFGHPSGTLRVGAEARLENGEWTVTKAIMSRSARVLMEGWVRVPGDAF comes from the coding sequence ATGGCTCACATTCCTCAAATCAGGATTCCGGCGACTTACATCCGCGGCGGCACCAGCAAGGGCGTGTTCTTCCGGCTGCAGGACCTGCCGGACGCCGCGCAGGCGCCGGGCGCCGCGCGCGACGCGCTGCTGCTGCGCGTGATCGGCAGCCCCGATCCGTACGGCAAGCAGATCGACGGGATGGGCGGCGCGACGTCGTCCACCAGCAAGACGGTGATCGTGTCGAAGAGCACGCGGCCCGGCCACGACGTCGACTACCTGTTCGGGCAGGTCGCGATCGACAAGGCGTTCGTCGACTGGACCGGCAACTGCGGCAACCTGTCGGCGGCGGTCGGCCCGTTCGCGATCAGCGGCGGCCTCGTGGAGGCGTCGCGCGTGCCGCGCGACGGCGTCGCGACCGTGCGGATCTGGCAGGCGAACATCGGCAAGACGATCGTTGCGCACGTGCCGATCACGAACGGCGCGGTGCAGGAGACGGGTGATTTCGAGCTGGATGGCGTCACGTTCCCGGCCGCCGAAGTGCAGCTCGAATTCATGGACCCGGCTGCCGACGAAGAAGGCTCGGGCGGGTCGATGTTCCCGACCGGCAACCTCGTCGACGATCTGGTGGTGCCCGGCATCGGCACGCTGAAGGCGACGATGATCAACGCGGGGATTCCGACCATCTTCGTCGAGGCCGAAGCGATCGGCTACACGGGCACGGAGCTGCAGGACGCGATCAATGGCGACGCGAAGGCGCTCGAGAAGTTCGAGACGATCCGCGCGCACGGCGCGCTGCGCATGGGCCTGATCGACACGCTCGACGAGATCGCGACGCGCCAGCACACGCCGAAGGTCGCGTTCGTCGCGAAGCCGGCCGACTATGTCGCGTCGAGCGGCAAGCGCGTGAACGCGGGCGATGTCGACCTGCTGGTGCGCGCGATGTCGATGGGCAAGCTGCACCACGCGATGATGGGCACGGCGGCGGTCGCGATCGGTACGGCTGCGGCGATTCCCGGCACGCTGGTCAATCTCGCGGCGGGCGGCGGCGAACGCAACGCGGTGCGCTTCGGGCATCCGTCGGGCACGCTGCGCGTCGGCGCGGAAGCCCGGCTCGAGAACGGCGAATGGACCGTCACGAAGGCGATCATGAGCCGCAGCGCACGCGTGCTGATGGAAGGCTGGGTGCGCGTGCCGGGCGACGCGTTCTGA
- a CDS encoding CaiB/BaiF CoA transferase family protein yields MSLGAPLSSVHIVEFEGLGPGPLAGWMLAGMGARITLIARPAGRTSAPDALQGRDGDLLREGKTIVELDLKSPAGRDAALALIAQADALIEGLRPGVMERLGLGPDECARRNPKLVYGRMTGWGQHGPLATAAGHDLNYVALTGLLSLSAPRDGRPGVPPTVVGDAGGALGLAFGIVCALFDVRGGGPGRVVDGAIVDIVSMLGSLALWARANGQLDGAQPSLFHDAPFYDVYRCADDECVTIGALEPPFYALLVERLGLTDVDPASQYDRARWPALKVRFAEVFAQQPSAHWRTLLEGTDACFAPVLSVADAVEHPHNAARGIYRTDANGNIRARVAPRFLPLTGEKG; encoded by the coding sequence ATGTCGCTTGGTGCCCCGCTTTCCAGCGTCCATATCGTCGAATTCGAAGGTCTCGGCCCCGGCCCGCTCGCAGGCTGGATGCTCGCCGGGATGGGGGCGCGCATCACGCTGATCGCGCGCCCGGCCGGCCGAACGAGCGCGCCGGATGCACTGCAGGGGCGCGATGGCGACCTGTTGCGCGAAGGCAAGACGATCGTCGAACTCGATCTGAAGTCGCCGGCCGGCCGCGACGCGGCGCTCGCGCTGATCGCGCAGGCCGACGCGCTGATCGAAGGGCTGCGGCCCGGCGTGATGGAGCGCCTCGGCCTCGGGCCCGACGAGTGCGCACGCCGCAATCCGAAGCTCGTGTATGGGCGGATGACCGGCTGGGGCCAGCACGGGCCGCTCGCGACGGCCGCCGGACATGACCTGAACTACGTCGCGCTGACGGGGCTGCTGTCGCTGTCAGCGCCGCGCGACGGCCGGCCCGGCGTGCCGCCGACGGTCGTCGGCGATGCGGGCGGCGCGCTCGGGCTCGCGTTCGGGATCGTCTGCGCGCTGTTCGACGTGCGCGGCGGCGGCCCGGGGCGCGTGGTCGACGGCGCGATCGTCGACATCGTGTCGATGCTCGGTTCGCTCGCGCTGTGGGCGCGCGCGAACGGGCAGCTCGACGGTGCGCAGCCGAGCCTCTTTCACGATGCGCCGTTCTATGACGTGTACCGCTGCGCGGACGACGAATGCGTGACGATCGGCGCGCTCGAGCCGCCGTTCTATGCGCTGCTGGTCGAACGGCTCGGGTTGACCGACGTCGATCCGGCGTCCCAATACGATCGCGCGCGCTGGCCCGCGCTGAAGGTGCGTTTCGCGGAGGTATTCGCGCAGCAGCCGTCCGCGCACTGGCGCACGCTGCTCGAAGGTACCGACGCGTGCTTTGCGCCGGTGCTGAGCGTGGCCGACGCGGTGGAGCATCCGCACAATGCGGCGCGCGGGATTTACCGTACCGACGCGAATGGCAATATTCGGGCGCGCGTGGCGCCGCGGTTCCTGCCGTTGACGGGGGAAAAGGGTTGA
- a CDS encoding PaaI family thioesterase: MTDITDHARGALRAQPFSMLLGTELMHIGDNEVSLCLPVREELRQQHGFVHGGVIGYLADNALTFAGALVLGPRVITAEYKINYLRPAVSGTLVARAKVVYAGRHQATCQCHVFVIDGDHERLVAIAQGTINRVGDGKMPDAPEETA; this comes from the coding sequence ATGACGGACATCACGGACCACGCGCGCGGCGCATTGCGCGCGCAACCGTTCAGCATGCTGCTGGGCACGGAGCTGATGCACATCGGCGACAACGAGGTGTCGCTGTGCCTGCCCGTACGGGAAGAGTTGCGGCAGCAGCACGGCTTCGTGCACGGCGGCGTGATCGGCTATCTCGCCGACAACGCGCTGACGTTCGCCGGCGCGCTCGTGCTCGGCCCGCGCGTCATCACCGCCGAATACAAGATCAACTACCTGAGGCCGGCCGTCAGCGGCACGCTCGTCGCGCGCGCAAAGGTCGTCTACGCGGGCCGGCACCAGGCGACCTGCCAATGTCATGTGTTCGTCATCGACGGCGATCACGAGCGGCTCGTCGCGATCGCACAAGGCACGATCAACCGCGTCGGCGACGGCAAGATGCCGGATGCGCCGGAGGAAACGGCGTGA
- the acnD gene encoding Fe/S-dependent 2-methylisocitrate dehydratase AcnD gives MNTANRKPLPGTSLDYFDARAAVEAIAPGAYDTLPYTSRVLAENLVRRADPAILADSLKQIIERKRERDFPWFPARVVCHDILGQTALVDLAGLRDAIAERGGDPAKVNPVVPVQLIVDHSLAVECGGFDPDAFAKNRAIEDRRNEDRFHFIEWTKQSFENVDVIPPGNGIMHQINLEKMSPVIQAQDGVAYPDTCVGTDSHTPHVDALGVIAIGVGGLEAENVMLGRASWMRLPDIVGVELTGKRQPGITATDVVLALTEFLRKEKVVGAYLEFRGAGAASLTLGDRATISNMAPEYGATAAMFFIDGQTTDYLRLTGRSDEQVKLVETYAKAAGLWADTLNNAQYERTLTFDLSSVVRNMAGPSNPHKRLPTSDLAARGIAGAWEEKAGEMPDGAVIIAAITSCTNTSNPRNVIAAALLARNANAKGLTRKPWVKSSLAPGSKAVELYLEEANLLPELEKLGFGIVAFACTTCNGMSGALDPKIQQEIVDRDLYATAVLSGNRNFDGRIHPYAKQAFLASPPLVVAYAIAGTIRFDIEKDVLGHDPDGKPVTLKDIWPTDEEIDAIVASSVKPEQFRKVYEPMFARTADAGERAAPLYDWRAQSTYIRRPPYWEGALAGERTLKGMRPLAVLGDNITTDHLSPSNAILANSAAGEYLAKMGLPEEDFNSYATHRGDHLTAQRATFANPTLINEMAVVDGAVKKGSLARVEPEGQVMRMWEAIETYMNRKQPLIVIAGADYGQGSSRDWAAKGVRLAGVEVIVAEGFERIHRTNLIGMGVLPLEFKPGTNRTTLGIDGTETFDVIGERTPRADLTLVIHRKNGERVEVPVTCRLDTAEEVSIYDAGGVLQRFAQDFLESSQAA, from the coding sequence ATGAATACCGCCAACCGCAAACCCCTGCCCGGCACGTCGCTGGACTACTTCGACGCGCGTGCCGCGGTCGAAGCGATCGCACCCGGCGCGTACGACACGCTGCCGTACACGTCGCGCGTGCTCGCCGAAAACCTCGTGCGCCGCGCCGATCCGGCGATCCTCGCCGATTCGCTGAAGCAGATCATCGAGCGCAAGCGCGAGCGCGACTTCCCGTGGTTCCCGGCGCGCGTGGTGTGCCACGACATCCTCGGCCAGACGGCGCTCGTCGACCTCGCGGGCCTGCGCGACGCGATCGCGGAGCGCGGCGGCGACCCGGCGAAGGTGAACCCGGTCGTGCCCGTGCAGCTGATCGTCGACCACTCGCTCGCCGTCGAGTGCGGCGGCTTCGATCCGGACGCGTTCGCGAAGAACCGCGCGATCGAGGATCGTCGCAACGAGGATCGCTTCCACTTCATCGAATGGACCAAGCAGTCGTTCGAGAACGTCGACGTGATCCCGCCGGGCAACGGCATCATGCACCAGATCAACCTGGAGAAGATGTCGCCGGTGATCCAGGCACAGGACGGCGTCGCGTATCCGGACACCTGCGTCGGCACCGACAGCCACACGCCGCACGTCGACGCGCTCGGCGTGATCGCGATCGGCGTCGGCGGCCTGGAGGCGGAGAACGTGATGCTCGGCCGCGCATCGTGGATGCGCCTGCCCGACATCGTCGGCGTCGAGCTGACCGGCAAGCGCCAGCCCGGCATCACCGCGACCGACGTCGTGCTCGCGCTGACCGAGTTCCTGCGCAAGGAAAAGGTGGTCGGCGCATATCTGGAATTCCGCGGTGCGGGCGCGGCGAGCCTCACGCTCGGCGACCGCGCGACGATCTCGAACATGGCGCCCGAATATGGCGCGACGGCCGCGATGTTCTTCATCGATGGCCAGACGACCGACTACCTGCGCCTCACCGGCCGCAGCGACGAACAGGTGAAGCTGGTCGAGACCTATGCGAAGGCGGCGGGCCTGTGGGCCGATACGCTGAACAATGCGCAGTACGAGCGCACGCTGACGTTCGACCTGTCGAGCGTGGTGCGCAACATGGCCGGCCCGTCGAACCCGCACAAGCGGCTGCCGACGTCCGACCTCGCCGCGCGCGGGATCGCCGGCGCGTGGGAAGAGAAGGCGGGCGAGATGCCCGACGGTGCGGTGATCATCGCCGCGATCACGAGCTGCACGAACACCAGCAACCCGCGCAATGTGATTGCAGCCGCCTTGCTCGCGCGCAACGCGAACGCGAAGGGCCTCACGCGCAAGCCGTGGGTGAAGAGCTCGCTCGCGCCGGGATCGAAGGCGGTCGAGCTGTATCTGGAAGAAGCGAACCTGCTGCCGGAACTCGAGAAGCTCGGCTTCGGCATCGTCGCGTTCGCGTGCACGACCTGCAACGGGATGTCGGGCGCGCTCGATCCGAAGATCCAGCAGGAGATCGTCGACCGCGACCTGTACGCGACGGCCGTGCTGTCCGGCAACCGCAACTTCGACGGCCGCATCCATCCGTATGCAAAGCAGGCGTTCCTCGCGTCGCCGCCGCTCGTCGTCGCGTATGCGATCGCCGGCACGATCCGCTTCGACATCGAGAAGGACGTGCTCGGTCACGACCCGGACGGCAAGCCCGTCACGCTGAAGGACATCTGGCCGACCGACGAGGAGATCGATGCGATCGTCGCGTCGAGCGTGAAGCCCGAGCAGTTCCGCAAGGTCTACGAGCCGATGTTCGCGCGCACGGCCGATGCCGGCGAGCGCGCGGCGCCGCTGTACGACTGGCGCGCGCAGAGCACCTACATCCGCCGTCCGCCGTACTGGGAAGGCGCGCTGGCCGGCGAACGCACGCTCAAGGGCATGCGCCCGCTCGCGGTGCTCGGCGACAACATCACGACCGACCACCTGTCGCCGTCGAACGCGATCCTCGCGAACAGCGCGGCCGGTGAGTACCTGGCCAAGATGGGCCTGCCGGAAGAAGACTTCAACTCGTACGCGACGCACCGGGGAGACCACCTGACCGCGCAGCGCGCGACCTTCGCGAACCCGACGCTGATCAACGAGATGGCGGTGGTCGACGGCGCGGTGAAGAAGGGCTCGCTCGCGCGCGTCGAGCCGGAAGGCCAGGTCATGCGGATGTGGGAAGCGATCGAGACCTACATGAATCGCAAGCAGCCGCTGATCGTGATCGCCGGCGCCGACTACGGCCAGGGCTCGTCGCGCGACTGGGCCGCGAAGGGCGTGCGGCTCGCGGGCGTCGAGGTGATCGTCGCCGAAGGGTTCGAGCGGATCCACCGCACGAACCTGATCGGGATGGGCGTGCTGCCGCTCGAGTTCAAGCCGGGCACGAACCGCACCACGCTCGGCATCGACGGCACCGAGACCTTCGACGTGATCGGCGAGCGCACGCCGCGCGCCGATCTCACGCTGGTGATTCACCGCAAGAACGGCGAACGCGTCGAGGTACCGGTGACGTGCCGGCTCGATACGGCCGAGGAAGTGTCGATCTACGACGCGGGCGGCGTGCTGCAGCGTTTCGCGCAGGACTTCCTCGAATCGTCGCAGGCGGCATGA